A genomic region of Brevibacillus sp. JNUCC-41 contains the following coding sequences:
- a CDS encoding ABC transporter permease: MFSYTVRRLGSLIPVLLGMAFIVFMMIRAIPGNPAQVILGQQATEEAVAAMTKELGLDKPWFIQFWDYLSGLLKGDLGVSLKTNSPVSEEIGPYLMATIELALIAMIIAVVIGVNAGIISAWFQNSWFDYAAMVIALIGLSMPIFWLGLMEQYLVSIQWDLLPTTGRDNIRDPVEAITGLYLMDTLMAGRVDQFFEVIKHLILPGIALATIPMAIIARMTRSSMLEVMRSDFIRTARAKGMRMFWVVYKHSLKNALIPVVTVIGLQTGLLLGGAILTENIFGWPGIGTYIYDAILSRDYPVIQSGILVIAFLFVMINLVVDLLYAAIDPRIKYK, from the coding sequence TTGTTTTCCTATACCGTACGACGTTTAGGATCTCTCATTCCAGTGTTACTCGGAATGGCATTTATTGTTTTCATGATGATTCGGGCGATTCCGGGGAATCCAGCACAGGTGATTTTAGGGCAGCAAGCAACGGAAGAGGCAGTCGCTGCAATGACAAAGGAGCTTGGTCTGGATAAACCTTGGTTCATTCAATTTTGGGATTATTTATCAGGTCTGTTAAAGGGAGACCTGGGTGTTTCGTTAAAAACGAATAGTCCGGTTTCCGAGGAAATTGGGCCATACCTAATGGCCACGATAGAACTGGCCTTGATCGCCATGATCATCGCCGTGGTAATAGGCGTGAATGCAGGGATAATATCAGCTTGGTTCCAAAACTCATGGTTTGATTATGCCGCCATGGTGATTGCGTTGATTGGTTTGTCCATGCCTATTTTCTGGCTGGGATTAATGGAGCAATACCTCGTTTCAATTCAATGGGATTTACTTCCGACGACAGGGCGGGATAATATCAGGGATCCCGTTGAAGCCATAACCGGCCTGTATTTGATGGATACACTCATGGCTGGCAGGGTTGACCAGTTTTTCGAGGTGATCAAACATCTCATTTTGCCGGGGATTGCGCTTGCGACCATTCCGATGGCCATTATTGCAAGGATGACACGTTCGTCCATGCTGGAAGTAATGAGATCGGATTTCATTCGTACGGCTCGTGCGAAAGGAATGAGAATGTTTTGGGTTGTTTACAAGCACTCCCTTAAGAATGCCCTGATTCCAGTGGTGACGGTGATCGGCCTGCAGACAGGATTACTTTTAGGCGGCGCCATATTAACGGAAAATATTTTTGGATGGCCGGGTATCGGTACATATATTTATGATGCAATACTATCTCGGGATTATCCGGTGATACAGTCCGGAATTCTCGTCATCGCCTTTTTGTTTGTCATGATCAATCTAGTTGTGGACTTGTTGTATGCAGCGATCGATCCAAGGATTAAGTATAAATAG
- a CDS encoding PLP-dependent aminotransferase family protein, with the protein MFIEWRPNRASDQSLHQQIADWVKQQITRGEWPVGTKLPSQRSLADSFGVNRSTLITAIDELIADGLLETKIGSGTFVSNNTWNVLVSSKQPDWKNYVRNGLHEPNLKTIQDINQYETDTAIIRLGTGELSPALLPTKQIEKTLQSTSFDARSLGYSEPKGDKRLRQCISVYLETKGIKASPSSLMVVSGGLQALQLISVGLLQRESLILHESPSYLNSVHPFQSAGMQLVGLSIQGRESIPTQIKRINGRKKASLFYTVPTFNNPTNTTWTKEERLNLLSLCKKEQIPIIEDDVYSDLWFEKEPPPPLKSLDADGLVLHIGSMSKTLSPGLRIGWIAGPITVIERLADIKMQMDYGSSALSQHLVAEWLANGQYSRHIEWLRHELIDRRDFTLTLLDQYFKGLAEWQIPQGGFYIWLKLCKPIVNPNLFKQAIKENILLNPGYIYEPNNHTHIRLSYSYASEDQLAYGIQTLSEIIRRMV; encoded by the coding sequence ATGTTCATCGAATGGAGACCAAACCGTGCTTCCGACCAATCACTTCACCAGCAAATAGCAGATTGGGTCAAACAACAAATTACACGAGGCGAATGGCCGGTTGGTACTAAGCTTCCATCACAACGCTCATTGGCCGACTCATTTGGTGTAAACCGAAGTACCCTCATCACAGCCATAGATGAGTTGATTGCAGACGGATTATTGGAAACTAAGATTGGATCGGGCACTTTCGTTTCAAATAATACATGGAATGTGCTCGTCTCCAGCAAACAGCCCGACTGGAAAAACTATGTCCGGAATGGCCTTCATGAACCCAATTTAAAAACGATTCAGGACATTAATCAATATGAAACGGATACCGCCATCATCAGATTGGGCACGGGCGAACTATCTCCAGCTCTATTGCCTACAAAACAAATAGAAAAGACGTTGCAATCCACTTCTTTTGATGCCCGCTCATTAGGTTATTCCGAACCAAAGGGTGATAAGAGACTTCGTCAATGTATAAGTGTTTATTTAGAAACAAAAGGAATCAAAGCAAGTCCCAGCTCCCTCATGGTCGTTTCTGGCGGGCTCCAGGCACTCCAGTTGATTTCAGTTGGTTTACTTCAAAGGGAATCGTTGATTTTACATGAATCCCCTTCCTATTTAAATTCCGTTCACCCTTTTCAATCTGCGGGCATGCAATTAGTAGGTTTATCAATACAAGGCCGGGAAAGTATTCCGACACAAATAAAACGCATCAATGGAAGGAAGAAAGCGTCACTATTTTATACTGTTCCCACGTTTAACAATCCAACAAATACTACATGGACAAAAGAAGAAAGACTAAACCTCCTATCACTATGCAAAAAAGAACAGATTCCGATTATTGAAGATGACGTATATAGTGATTTGTGGTTTGAAAAGGAACCGCCGCCGCCTTTAAAATCCCTTGATGCAGATGGCCTTGTATTGCACATTGGCAGTATGTCCAAAACATTGAGCCCCGGATTGCGTATCGGATGGATTGCTGGCCCGATAACTGTAATTGAACGTTTAGCGGACATTAAAATGCAAATGGATTACGGTTCCAGTGCCCTTTCCCAACACCTTGTGGCAGAATGGTTAGCAAACGGTCAGTATTCAAGGCATATAGAGTGGCTAAGGCATGAGTTGATAGATCGCAGAGATTTCACATTGACCCTTCTCGATCAATACTTTAAGGGACTGGCTGAATGGCAAATACCACAAGGCGGTTTTTATATATGGTTAAAATTATGTAAACCCATCGTGAATCCAAACCTTTTCAAACAAGCGATAAAGGAAAACATACTTCTTAATCCGGGATACATATACGAACCAAATAACCATACACATATACGGCTTTCCTATTCATACGCCTCGGAGGACCAATTGGCTTATGGCATCCAAACCCTTTCGGAGATCATTCGGCGGATGGTTTGA
- a CDS encoding ABC transporter substrate-binding protein — protein sequence MKKTLALLLVGILALSLALAGCSSSTSKEKDDGKGGSSEAKGGVLIYGKGGDAVGLDPAIVTDGESFIVTQQIFETLVKYGEDDTEINPGLAESWEVSDDAKTYTFKLKTGIKFHDGTDFNADAVVKNFQRWAQSKDEGKFAYYASMFGGFEGDEGHVIKEVKAIDANTVEFTLNRPQAPFLKNLAMPTFAIASPAGIEKEGDDFTKNPSGTGPFKFKSWKPGDTIEVVKNDDYWQEGLPKLDGITFKVIKDNSARLNAAIKGEIDLMDGLNPSDISKVTGDENLQIFERASMNVGYFAFNVEKAPFDKKEVRQAISHLINKKEIIDNFYEGTAEPAKNPMPPSVSGYNDKVEDYDYDVEKAKELLKKAGLEDGFKMDLWAMPVPRPYMPDGQKVAEAIQASLKQVGIEANIVSYEWAAYLEKVQAGEAQSFMMGWTGDNGDADNFLYTLLDKDNIGSNNYARYANDEVHKLLIEAQSTADEAKRNELYGKAQEIIHDDAPWVPLVHSLPQLAGSKTVKGFVPHPTGSQSLVNVSLEN from the coding sequence ATGAAGAAAACATTGGCATTATTGCTGGTTGGTATCCTGGCTCTTTCGCTAGCGCTTGCGGGATGCTCCTCGTCTACATCAAAAGAGAAAGATGATGGTAAAGGGGGATCGAGTGAAGCGAAGGGCGGCGTATTGATATACGGTAAAGGCGGAGACGCTGTCGGTCTTGACCCGGCTATCGTAACCGATGGGGAATCATTCATCGTCACACAGCAGATTTTTGAAACGCTTGTGAAATATGGGGAAGATGATACGGAAATCAATCCGGGTCTTGCAGAATCATGGGAAGTGTCTGATGACGCAAAAACATACACATTCAAATTGAAAACCGGAATCAAGTTCCATGATGGTACTGATTTCAATGCAGATGCAGTCGTAAAAAACTTTCAACGTTGGGCACAAAGTAAGGATGAGGGTAAATTTGCGTACTATGCCTCCATGTTCGGAGGATTTGAAGGTGATGAAGGCCATGTCATCAAAGAAGTAAAAGCGATCGATGCCAACACGGTGGAATTCACTTTGAACCGTCCGCAGGCGCCGTTCCTGAAAAACCTTGCCATGCCTACATTTGCAATAGCCAGTCCGGCTGGAATTGAAAAAGAGGGTGATGACTTCACTAAAAATCCATCTGGTACAGGTCCTTTCAAATTCAAATCATGGAAACCTGGCGATACGATTGAAGTGGTGAAAAACGATGACTATTGGCAAGAAGGACTGCCGAAACTTGATGGAATTACGTTTAAGGTCATTAAAGATAACTCTGCGCGATTAAATGCTGCAATCAAGGGTGAAATCGACCTGATGGATGGGTTGAACCCAAGTGATATCAGTAAGGTTACAGGAGATGAAAACCTGCAAATATTCGAACGTGCATCCATGAATGTCGGGTACTTTGCTTTCAATGTTGAGAAAGCGCCATTCGACAAGAAAGAAGTGCGTCAGGCCATCTCGCATTTGATCAATAAAAAGGAAATCATTGATAATTTTTATGAAGGCACAGCAGAGCCTGCCAAGAATCCTATGCCGCCATCCGTTTCTGGCTACAATGACAAAGTCGAAGACTATGATTATGATGTAGAAAAAGCGAAAGAACTGCTGAAAAAAGCTGGACTTGAAGACGGATTTAAAATGGACCTATGGGCAATGCCGGTACCGCGCCCATATATGCCAGATGGTCAAAAAGTGGCTGAAGCCATTCAAGCAAGCCTAAAACAAGTCGGCATCGAAGCGAATATCGTTTCGTACGAATGGGCTGCATATTTAGAGAAAGTGCAGGCTGGTGAAGCCCAATCCTTCATGATGGGCTGGACAGGAGATAATGGAGATGCGGATAACTTCCTTTATACATTATTGGATAAAGATAATATCGGCTCCAACAACTATGCCCGTTACGCAAACGATGAGGTCCATAAACTGCTAATTGAAGCTCAGTCCACGGCAGATGAAGCCAAGCGCAATGAGTTGTATGGAAAAGCACAGGAAATCATCCATGATGATGCTCCATGGGTTCCGCTTGTACACTCTTTACCGCAGTTAGCCGGATCTAAGACTGTCAAAGGGTTTGTTCCACATCCAACTGGTTCACAATCCCTTGTTAATGTTTCACTAGAAAATTAA
- a CDS encoding ABC transporter ATP-binding protein produces MNQTLVKVENLKKHFPIKGGVLGKTIGEVKAVDGLSFSIYKGETLGLVGESGCGKSTTGRLLLRLLEPSEGNVYFEGKDLTALSSSEMRKMRREMQMVFQDPFASLNPRHTIEKILEEPLIVHGVKDKKARKARVQELLKVVGLSSYHAKRYPHQFSGGQRQRIGIARALAVNPKLIIADEPVSALDVSIQAQVLNLLQDLQEDFDLTYLFIAHDLGVVRHISDRVGVMYLGHIVELTESEGLYEDPLHPYTQALLSAVPIPDVGYKGDRVILQGDVPSPSNPPGGCPFHTRCPKAMAVCSTEKPILNEHKPGHYVACHLYN; encoded by the coding sequence ATGAATCAAACATTGGTTAAGGTAGAAAACCTAAAGAAGCATTTTCCAATCAAAGGAGGGGTTCTCGGAAAGACCATCGGAGAGGTCAAGGCAGTTGATGGTTTGTCTTTTTCCATTTATAAAGGGGAAACCTTAGGACTTGTCGGTGAAAGCGGTTGCGGAAAGTCTACGACGGGAAGATTATTGCTTCGATTGCTTGAGCCGAGTGAGGGTAATGTTTATTTCGAAGGAAAGGACCTGACAGCTTTATCTTCCAGTGAAATGAGAAAGATGCGCCGTGAAATGCAGATGGTCTTCCAGGACCCATTCGCTTCCCTCAATCCCAGGCATACCATTGAAAAAATATTGGAAGAACCGCTCATCGTTCACGGGGTTAAAGATAAAAAGGCGCGAAAGGCACGTGTGCAGGAACTTCTTAAGGTTGTTGGCTTAAGCAGTTACCATGCTAAAAGGTATCCGCATCAATTCAGTGGGGGCCAGCGGCAGCGTATTGGCATAGCGAGGGCACTTGCAGTCAACCCCAAATTGATCATTGCCGATGAGCCGGTATCTGCACTGGATGTGTCGATCCAGGCACAGGTCTTGAATCTGTTGCAGGATTTGCAGGAGGATTTTGATTTGACCTACTTGTTCATTGCCCATGATCTTGGAGTGGTGAGGCATATCTCCGACCGTGTCGGTGTCATGTATCTTGGACATATAGTTGAATTGACGGAAAGTGAAGGACTTTACGAAGATCCGCTTCATCCATATACGCAGGCTTTACTATCAGCCGTGCCCATCCCGGATGTGGGATACAAGGGGGATAGGGTAATCCTGCAGGGAGATGTTCCAAGCCCATCGAACCCGCCCGGCGGCTGTCCGTTCCATACAAGATGTCCAAAGGCGATGGCAGTATGCAGTACGGAAAAGCCAATCCTGAATGAACATAAACCTGGTCACTACGTTGCTTGTCATTTATACAATTGA
- a CDS encoding LysE/ArgO family amino acid transporter, which translates to MGPFFHGLLLALGLILPLGVQNIFIFNQGAIQPTIKKALPATITAAICDTVLILLAILGVSLVVMQYDWLRLTLIIIGVIFLLYMGFQIWFAKPNSQSGAQSMQMSAKKQIVFTLSVSLLNPHAILDTIGVIGSSSLVYSGKDKMIFTITCIFVSWCWFHGLCLAGRLLKKVDTSGKFLGILNKISAIIIWITALYMVKSLF; encoded by the coding sequence ATGGGGCCATTTTTTCATGGATTATTATTGGCATTAGGGCTGATACTTCCGTTGGGAGTGCAAAATATATTCATCTTTAATCAAGGTGCAATCCAACCTACAATAAAAAAAGCATTGCCAGCAACGATCACAGCTGCAATTTGTGATACAGTGCTCATTCTGTTAGCAATTTTAGGTGTTTCATTGGTTGTGATGCAATATGATTGGTTGCGCCTTACATTGATCATAATCGGAGTTATATTTTTATTGTATATGGGTTTTCAGATTTGGTTTGCCAAACCGAATTCACAGTCAGGTGCCCAATCCATGCAGATGTCGGCCAAAAAGCAAATTGTGTTTACTTTATCAGTCTCGTTACTGAATCCGCATGCAATCTTGGACACGATAGGTGTAATCGGTTCGAGCTCCCTTGTTTATTCTGGGAAAGATAAAATGATATTCACCATAACGTGCATCTTTGTGTCATGGTGCTGGTTCCATGGATTATGTCTTGCGGGGCGATTACTGAAAAAAGTTGATACATCCGGGAAATTCCTTGGAATATTAAATAAAATTTCTGCAATCATCATTTGGATCACAGCTCTCTATATGGTGAAATCGCTTTTTTGA
- a CDS encoding ABC transporter permease, which yields MPEIATNTSPILPPKEAEEKVISPWKEGWRSFRKNKVALVGLGIVAFLILIAIFAPLIAPYSFEGQKLSDKHLAPSAEHWFGTDEFGRDILSRVIYGSRISIGVGFLSVAGSVVVGSFLGIIAGYYGKWIDTIISRVFDIILAFPSILLAIAVVAVLGPSLRNALIAIAIVNVPIFGRLLRSRVLTVKEEEYVTAAKAIGMGDGRILLHHILPNSLAPIIVQGTLAIATAIIECAALGFLGLGAQPPAPEWGKMLADSRAFIIQAPWTVLFPGLAIMLTVLGFNLMGDGLRDALDPRMKN from the coding sequence ATGCCTGAAATAGCAACGAATACTTCGCCAATCCTTCCTCCAAAAGAGGCAGAGGAAAAGGTCATCTCTCCCTGGAAGGAAGGATGGAGGAGTTTTAGGAAAAATAAGGTAGCTCTTGTGGGTCTGGGGATTGTTGCATTTTTAATCTTAATCGCCATCTTCGCGCCCCTTATTGCACCTTATTCATTTGAGGGGCAAAAGCTAAGTGATAAACATTTGGCCCCGTCTGCGGAGCATTGGTTCGGAACGGATGAATTTGGTCGTGATATTTTGAGCAGGGTCATTTATGGCTCGCGCATATCAATAGGGGTCGGCTTCTTATCTGTTGCCGGATCTGTCGTGGTTGGGTCTTTTTTAGGAATCATTGCCGGTTATTACGGCAAGTGGATAGATACGATCATATCGAGGGTCTTTGACATCATTCTGGCCTTTCCAAGTATCTTGCTAGCTATTGCTGTCGTAGCCGTTTTGGGACCTTCCCTTCGCAACGCACTTATTGCCATTGCCATCGTCAATGTCCCGATATTCGGCCGGCTTTTACGTTCACGGGTCTTAACAGTGAAAGAAGAGGAATATGTAACGGCCGCTAAGGCAATTGGAATGGGGGATGGTCGGATTCTCCTTCACCACATCCTTCCGAATAGTCTTGCACCGATCATCGTTCAAGGTACCTTGGCGATTGCAACTGCCATAATTGAGTGTGCAGCACTGGGCTTTCTCGGTCTCGGAGCTCAGCCGCCAGCACCAGAGTGGGGAAAAATGCTTGCCGATTCCAGGGCGTTCATCATTCAGGCACCATGGACGGTTCTTTTCCCTGGCCTTGCGATCATGCTTACGGTACTCGGCTTTAACCTAATGGGGGATGGGCTGCGCGATGCATTGGATCCAAGAATGAAAAACTAG
- a CDS encoding S8 family serine peptidase: MIKRSLSILAIFLLVFTASVSAAKLPDSPTGSGGAGKKNQESNIKLKKNDLGKKYKSNEKVRVIVEMKEAPAIEIASKEGKLFKQLSKSKKQQLKSEKLANQKKLKKKVKEKKITFKELESFTTVVNGFSGELQYGEIKKVEAMPEVAEVHIANEYERPVEKPEMLYSKELVQAQEAWREYGYKGEGMVVGIIDTGIDPSHRDMVLHDETKAELTESEISGMKKSSHLLGNYYTAKVPYGYNYMDENEEILDLGEGASMHGMHVAGTAGANGDEENGGIKGVAPEAQLLALKVFGNDPDMQTTWGDIYIKAIDDAIILGADVLNMSLGSTAGFVSAEDPEQQAVSRAVDNGILMSISAGNSAHFGNGFANPSASNPDIGVSGSPGLAYDSVQVASVENNYMDLDAATYDINGQAGKAPFMSASSVHPNALKDKTHDLVAAGLGTPEELSKVDVKGKFALIERGTLSFIEKAQNAQAAGATGVIIYNNADGYISMATDSSITIPQLFMLKSDGAKLKSALTDGEKVKVTFNGDKTKAVNPEAGKMSSFSSWGVAPNLDFKPEITAPGGQIYSTLNNDEYGMMSGTSMAAPHVSGGSALVLERVDKEFKLEGSARANLAKNLMMNTSKPLTDQGVVNKAFDWENPYSPRRQGAGVMQLQSALSTPAVVTEAFTKEAKVAMKEIGNKFAFTLKVENFSNKAVKYDVKGNIQTDYAIQGQLGYSANVLEAQEIKNATIKINNKNTKKITVPAKKSVTFEVKVDISDAKVLGDDLQTLVDIDKVFPNGYFVEGFISLKDPADTNPELNVPYVGFKGEWNKAPILDGTKYDKESFYGRAGGVSTAGEDFTYLGYDPAGKTFNGKNIAISPNGDGAQDDFVPVLSFLRNAKKVEYNILNGENKSVRKLRTENNVRKDYYDGGKGTAYTLVPARKWDGKINNALAKDGVYYFEIKAMIDYEGAKWQTFKMPIKIDTVKPTVKISKKGNVLTIQGKDNLNGSGLAYYDVQVDGASIMKEPLPANAKQFTLPDVKGEKVQVVAIDYAGNEKTAETELASDSAPIDNHAPAVKIKSPEALSVNNKTKIKITGEIEEASEITEFKIDNKTVPVTYNKTNNKYQFSYEKKFVDGVQSFTVKATDKWDNTVSFKRTIMVDATKPGLKVKGVPETVGAKGKNPKVDVTVEDNFDEIRLYLNGSEVFYHEFKEPYKMRAYKKKIEDLELPLKTGNNKFEFKVTDLAGNESKKSFNINKAKK; encoded by the coding sequence TTGATTAAACGCAGCTTGTCCATTCTAGCAATCTTTCTATTAGTATTTACTGCAAGCGTTTCCGCAGCCAAGCTACCGGATTCCCCGACAGGCTCGGGCGGTGCAGGTAAGAAGAATCAGGAAAGTAATATAAAGCTGAAGAAAAATGATTTGGGGAAGAAGTACAAAAGCAATGAGAAGGTCAGGGTCATCGTAGAGATGAAGGAAGCCCCGGCAATAGAAATAGCCTCGAAAGAAGGGAAACTTTTTAAACAGTTATCTAAAAGTAAGAAACAACAATTAAAGTCCGAAAAGCTAGCTAATCAGAAGAAATTGAAAAAAAAGGTGAAAGAGAAAAAAATAACTTTCAAGGAACTTGAAAGTTTTACGACAGTCGTAAATGGTTTCAGTGGTGAACTTCAGTATGGTGAAATCAAAAAGGTGGAAGCCATGCCTGAAGTTGCTGAAGTACATATTGCGAATGAATATGAACGTCCTGTAGAAAAACCCGAGATGCTATATAGTAAAGAACTTGTCCAAGCCCAGGAAGCTTGGCGGGAATATGGATATAAAGGGGAAGGGATGGTCGTCGGGATTATCGATACTGGAATCGACCCATCTCACCGTGATATGGTCCTGCACGACGAGACTAAGGCTGAGCTGACAGAAAGTGAAATAAGCGGGATGAAGAAATCTAGCCATCTATTAGGCAATTATTATACAGCGAAGGTACCTTATGGATACAATTACATGGATGAAAATGAAGAAATCCTTGACCTTGGTGAAGGGGCTTCCATGCATGGAATGCATGTAGCAGGTACGGCTGGTGCCAATGGAGATGAAGAGAATGGCGGCATTAAAGGGGTTGCTCCTGAAGCCCAGCTGCTTGCTTTAAAGGTCTTCGGGAATGATCCCGACATGCAGACAACATGGGGCGATATATACATTAAGGCGATTGACGATGCCATTATCCTTGGGGCGGATGTGCTGAATATGAGCCTTGGCTCCACTGCAGGTTTTGTATCGGCAGAAGATCCGGAGCAGCAGGCGGTATCCAGGGCTGTTGATAATGGGATCCTCATGTCGATTTCAGCAGGAAACTCGGCGCACTTTGGAAATGGTTTTGCAAACCCATCAGCTTCGAACCCGGATATTGGCGTTTCTGGTTCACCTGGGCTTGCTTACGATTCTGTACAAGTGGCATCGGTGGAGAATAACTATATGGATTTAGATGCAGCGACTTATGATATAAACGGACAAGCAGGTAAAGCTCCGTTCATGTCGGCTTCAAGCGTACACCCCAATGCTTTGAAGGATAAAACACATGACTTGGTGGCTGCAGGTCTTGGAACGCCGGAGGAGCTTTCCAAAGTGGATGTTAAAGGCAAGTTCGCCCTCATCGAGCGCGGTACGCTTTCTTTTATAGAAAAGGCGCAAAATGCACAGGCAGCAGGAGCGACAGGAGTCATCATTTACAATAATGCTGACGGATATATTTCCATGGCTACAGATTCAAGCATCACCATTCCTCAGCTGTTTATGTTGAAATCGGATGGTGCAAAGCTGAAATCGGCCTTAACGGATGGCGAAAAGGTGAAGGTTACCTTTAATGGTGATAAAACAAAAGCTGTAAATCCAGAAGCAGGGAAAATGAGCTCATTCAGTTCATGGGGAGTCGCTCCGAACTTGGATTTCAAACCGGAAATCACTGCTCCGGGCGGACAGATTTATTCGACGCTGAACAACGATGAATATGGAATGATGAGCGGTACTTCAATGGCGGCACCACATGTTTCCGGAGGCTCGGCACTGGTTCTTGAAAGAGTGGATAAAGAATTTAAATTAGAAGGATCTGCCCGGGCTAACTTAGCTAAAAATCTGATGATGAATACTTCAAAGCCTTTAACGGATCAGGGTGTCGTCAATAAGGCCTTTGACTGGGAAAACCCTTACTCGCCTCGCAGGCAGGGAGCCGGAGTCATGCAGCTGCAATCCGCATTGTCCACACCTGCTGTCGTGACCGAGGCATTCACGAAAGAAGCGAAGGTTGCAATGAAGGAGATCGGCAATAAGTTCGCCTTTACTTTAAAGGTTGAAAACTTCAGCAACAAAGCGGTCAAGTATGATGTAAAAGGAAACATCCAAACGGACTATGCAATCCAGGGACAACTGGGTTATTCCGCTAATGTGCTGGAAGCACAGGAAATTAAGAACGCTACGATTAAAATCAATAATAAAAATACAAAAAAGATTACCGTTCCTGCAAAAAAATCGGTTACATTCGAAGTGAAAGTGGACATATCCGATGCAAAGGTACTTGGCGATGACCTTCAGACTCTTGTAGACATTGACAAGGTCTTTCCAAACGGATATTTTGTTGAAGGGTTCATTTCATTGAAGGATCCAGCCGATACGAATCCGGAACTGAATGTACCGTATGTAGGGTTTAAAGGAGAGTGGAACAAAGCCCCGATCCTGGATGGCACTAAATATGATAAAGAGTCTTTCTATGGAAGGGCAGGGGGAGTATCGACTGCAGGTGAAGACTTCACTTATCTCGGCTATGACCCTGCGGGAAAAACATTCAATGGCAAAAATATTGCAATTTCCCCAAATGGTGATGGCGCACAGGATGACTTTGTGCCGGTCCTATCATTCTTAAGGAATGCGAAAAAAGTAGAATACAATATATTGAATGGTGAAAACAAGTCAGTCCGGAAACTTCGCACAGAGAATAATGTACGTAAGGATTATTATGATGGCGGAAAAGGGACTGCATACACCCTGGTTCCAGCCCGTAAATGGGACGGTAAAATCAATAATGCACTCGCTAAGGATGGGGTGTATTATTTTGAAATCAAAGCGATGATAGATTACGAGGGTGCTAAATGGCAGACGTTTAAAATGCCCATCAAAATCGATACGGTAAAGCCGACAGTCAAGATTTCGAAAAAAGGCAATGTATTGACCATCCAAGGTAAGGATAACTTGAATGGTTCAGGGCTTGCTTATTACGATGTGCAAGTCGATGGAGCATCCATCATGAAAGAACCGCTCCCGGCGAATGCGAAACAATTCACCCTGCCTGATGTAAAAGGGGAAAAGGTTCAGGTTGTGGCAATTGACTATGCAGGTAATGAAAAAACGGCTGAAACCGAATTAGCAAGCGATTCGGCTCCGATCGATAATCATGCACCAGCTGTAAAGATCAAGAGTCCTGAAGCTTTGAGCGTGAACAATAAAACTAAAATCAAAATAACTGGAGAAATTGAAGAAGCATCGGAAATAACGGAATTTAAAATCGACAATAAAACGGTACCTGTAACGTATAACAAGACGAATAATAAATATCAATTCTCATATGAAAAGAAATTTGTAGATGGTGTCCAAAGCTTCACGGTTAAAGCAACCGATAAATGGGATAACACAGTTTCCTTTAAACGGACGATTATGGTCGATGCAACAAAGCCAGGTTTAAAAGTTAAAGGTGTACCGGAAACTGTGGGAGCCAAAGGAAAGAATCCAAAAGTGGACGTGACGGTAGAGGATAATTTCGATGAAATCCGCCTTTACCTGAATGGAAGCGAAGTATTCTATCATGAATTCAAGGAACCATACAAAATGCGTGCCTATAAGAAGAAGATAGAGGATTTGGAGTTGCCGCTTAAAACAGGCAACAACAAGTTTGAATTCAAGGTGACCGATCTTGCAGGAAATGAATCGAAGAAATCCTTTAACATCAATAAAGCAAAAAAATAA